Proteins from a single region of Diaphorobacter limosus:
- the mnmG gene encoding tRNA uridine-5-carboxymethylaminomethyl(34) synthesis enzyme MnmG: protein MLYPQEFDVIVVGGGHAGTEAALAAARMGCATLLLTHNIETLGQMSCNPSIGGIGKGHLVKEVDALGGAMALATDEAGIQFRILNSSKGPAVRATRAQADRILYKAAIRRMLENQPKLWLFQQAVDDLMVEGDRVVGAVTQIGLQFRARTVVLTAGTFLDGKIHVGLNNYAAGRAGDPPAVSLSARLKELRLPQGRLKTGTPPRIDGRSIDFAQCEEQPGDGMPGGVNEGQVPVFSFMGSRAMHPRQVPCWITHTNARTHEIIKSGFDRSPMFTGKIEGVGPRYCPSVEDKINRFADKESHQIFLEPEGLTTHEFYPNGISTSLPFDIQLALVRSMKGLENAHILRPGYAIEYDYFDPRALKSSFETRAIQGLFFAGQINGTTGYEEAAAQGLFAGLNAALQCRGQAPWLPARDEAYLGVLVDDLITKGVTEPYRMFTSRAEFRLQLREDNADMRLTEAGRRMGLVDDARWDAFSRKRDAVSRETERLKATWVNPRILAAAESERVLGKAIEHEYNLFDLLRRPDVGYASLMSLDGGKYASSAVSRETLGDLSAPVVEQVEIAAKYSGYIDRQKDEVQRAAHFEKLCLPDDLDYMQVAALSIEVRQALQKYRPETLGQASRIAGVTPAAISLLMVHLKKGGFKGFATEVAA from the coding sequence ATGCTGTACCCCCAGGAATTTGATGTCATCGTCGTCGGCGGTGGCCACGCCGGCACCGAGGCCGCGCTGGCCGCCGCGCGCATGGGCTGCGCCACGCTGCTGCTCACGCACAACATCGAGACACTGGGGCAGATGAGCTGCAACCCCAGCATTGGCGGCATTGGCAAGGGCCATCTGGTGAAAGAGGTGGACGCGCTGGGCGGCGCCATGGCGCTGGCCACCGACGAGGCAGGCATCCAGTTCCGCATCTTGAACAGCAGCAAGGGCCCGGCGGTGCGCGCCACGCGGGCGCAGGCCGACCGCATCCTGTACAAGGCGGCGATTCGCCGCATGCTGGAGAACCAGCCGAAGCTGTGGCTGTTCCAGCAGGCGGTGGACGACTTGATGGTGGAGGGTGACCGTGTGGTGGGCGCCGTCACGCAGATTGGCCTGCAGTTCCGCGCCCGCACCGTGGTGCTGACGGCCGGCACCTTCCTGGACGGCAAGATTCATGTCGGCCTGAACAACTATGCGGCCGGGCGGGCAGGGGATCCGCCGGCCGTCTCCCTGTCGGCGCGGCTCAAAGAGCTGCGGCTGCCCCAGGGGCGCCTCAAGACCGGCACGCCGCCGCGCATCGACGGACGCAGCATCGACTTTGCCCAGTGCGAAGAGCAGCCCGGCGACGGCATGCCCGGTGGCGTGAACGAGGGCCAGGTGCCGGTGTTCAGCTTCATGGGCAGCAGGGCCATGCACCCGCGCCAAGTGCCCTGCTGGATCACGCACACCAACGCGCGCACCCACGAGATCATCAAGAGCGGCTTTGACCGCAGCCCCATGTTCACCGGCAAGATCGAGGGCGTGGGCCCGCGCTATTGCCCCAGCGTGGAGGACAAGATCAACCGCTTTGCCGACAAGGAGAGCCACCAGATCTTCCTGGAGCCCGAGGGGCTGACCACGCACGAGTTCTACCCCAACGGCATCTCCACCAGCCTGCCGTTCGACATCCAGCTGGCGCTGGTGCGCAGCATGAAGGGTTTGGAGAACGCCCATATCCTGCGCCCGGGCTACGCCATCGAGTACGACTACTTTGACCCGCGTGCGCTCAAGAGCAGCTTCGAGACGCGGGCGATCCAGGGCCTGTTTTTTGCCGGCCAGATCAACGGCACCACGGGCTACGAGGAGGCCGCCGCCCAAGGCCTGTTTGCCGGCCTGAATGCCGCCCTGCAATGCCGCGGCCAGGCGCCCTGGCTGCCGGCGCGCGATGAGGCCTACCTGGGCGTGCTGGTCGATGACCTGATCACCAAGGGCGTGACCGAGCCCTACCGCATGTTCACCAGCCGTGCCGAGTTCCGCCTGCAGCTGCGCGAGGACAACGCCGACATGCGCCTGACCGAGGCCGGGCGCCGCATGGGCCTGGTGGACGACGCGCGCTGGGATGCATTCAGCCGCAAACGCGATGCGGTTTCACGTGAAACCGAGCGCCTGAAAGCCACCTGGGTGAACCCGCGCATCCTCGCCGCGGCCGAGTCCGAGCGCGTGCTGGGCAAGGCCATAGAGCATGAGTACAACCTGTTCGACCTGCTGCGCCGCCCGGACGTGGGCTACGCCAGCCTCATGAGCCTGGACGGTGGCAAGTACGCCAGCAGTGCTGTTTCACGTGAAACCCTGGGCGATCTGAGCGCGCCGGTGGTTGAGCAGGTGGAGATTGCCGCCAAGTATTCCGGCTACATAGACCGGCAAAAGGACGAGGTGCAGCGCGCCGCGCATTTCGAGAAGCTGTGCCTGCCCGATGATCTGGACTACATGCAGGTGGCGGCCCTGTCCATTGAGGTGCGCCAGGCGCTGCAGAAGTACCGCCCCGAGACGCTGGGCCAGGCCTCGCGCATTGCGGGCGTGACGCCGGCTGCCATCTCGCTGCTCATGGTGCATCTGAAAAAGGGCGGCTTCAAGGGCTTTGCCACAGAGGTTGCGGCATGA
- a CDS encoding NAD(P)H-dependent oxidoreductase, producing MKLLVFAGSTRQQSFNRRLARIAADLGREAGAEATLLELSELDIPMYNADLEARGTPADVIRLKEVLDAHPAWIICSPEYNGSYTGLLKNTIDWASSPVAGHPVWTDVTRPFAGKVVGVLSASNGALGGLRSQSHLAPMLVNLGCWLAPRNYALARAASAFDEHGQLTDAAQREQVRGVVEQVLWAARRLTD from the coding sequence ATGAAACTACTCGTCTTCGCGGGCAGCACCCGCCAACAATCGTTCAACCGGCGCCTGGCGCGCATCGCCGCCGATCTGGGCCGCGAGGCCGGCGCCGAGGCCACCTTGCTGGAGTTGTCGGAGCTGGACATCCCCATGTACAACGCCGATCTGGAGGCACGCGGAACCCCTGCCGACGTGATCCGGCTCAAGGAAGTTCTGGACGCGCACCCTGCCTGGATCATCTGCTCGCCCGAATACAACGGCAGCTACACCGGCCTGCTGAAGAACACCATAGACTGGGCCTCCAGCCCCGTGGCCGGCCACCCGGTGTGGACCGATGTGACGCGCCCCTTCGCCGGCAAGGTGGTGGGGGTGCTGAGCGCCTCCAACGGCGCACTGGGCGGCCTGCGCTCGCAAAGTCACCTGGCACCCATGCTGGTCAACCTGGGCTGCTGGCTGGCGCCGCGCAACTACGCACTGGCGCGCGCGGCCAGCGCCTTCGATGAGCATGGCCAGCTCACCGACGCAGCCCAGCGCGAGCAGGTGCGCGGCGTGGTGGAGCAGGTGCTGTGGGCGGCACGGCGGCTCACCGATTGA
- a CDS encoding YkgJ family cysteine cluster protein — MDCRPGCGACCTAPSISSPIPGMPDGKPAGVPCVQLDEQLRCRLFGQPERPEVCRSLHPHAQMCGDSRQEAEAYLLRLEQLTLPADPPTPARTAHKA, encoded by the coding sequence ATGGACTGCCGCCCCGGCTGCGGCGCCTGCTGCACCGCGCCGTCCATCTCGTCGCCGATTCCGGGCATGCCGGACGGCAAGCCGGCAGGCGTACCCTGCGTACAGCTCGACGAACAGCTGCGCTGCCGCCTCTTCGGCCAGCCCGAGCGCCCAGAGGTTTGCCGTTCGCTGCACCCGCATGCACAGATGTGCGGCGACTCACGCCAGGAAGCCGAGGCCTATCTTCTGCGGCTGGAGCAGTTAACCCTGCCCGCTGATCCGCCTACCCCTGCAAGGACGGCGCACAAGGCATAG
- the gstA gene encoding glutathione transferase GstA — translation MKLYYSPGACSLSPHIVLHEAGLAYEPVLASTKTHQLADGTDFYTINPLGYVPVLELDDGTRLREGPAIVQYLADQAPHKNLAPAHGTLGRYRLQEWLTFIGTEIHKSFSPLFVPSTPEDYKPQVKQRLLARLQWVDSELAGKPYLMGEQFSVADAYLFTVTNWGQYVGLDISQLKNLVAYRERIAARPAVQAAMKAEGLLK, via the coding sequence ATGAAGCTGTACTACTCCCCCGGCGCCTGCTCGCTCTCGCCCCACATCGTGCTGCACGAAGCCGGCCTGGCCTACGAGCCGGTGCTGGCCAGCACCAAGACGCACCAGCTGGCCGACGGCACGGATTTCTACACCATCAACCCCCTGGGCTATGTGCCGGTGCTGGAGCTGGACGACGGCACCCGCCTGCGCGAAGGCCCGGCCATCGTGCAATACCTGGCCGACCAGGCGCCGCACAAAAACCTGGCACCAGCCCATGGCACGCTGGGCCGCTACCGCCTGCAGGAGTGGCTGACCTTCATAGGCACCGAGATCCACAAGAGCTTCAGCCCGCTCTTCGTGCCCAGCACGCCCGAGGATTACAAACCCCAGGTCAAGCAACGGCTGCTGGCACGCCTGCAATGGGTGGATAGCGAGCTCGCCGGCAAACCCTATCTGATGGGCGAGCAGTTCAGCGTGGCCGATGCCTATCTGTTCACCGTAACCAACTGGGGGCAGTACGTCGGCCTGGACATTTCACAGCTGAAAAACCTCGTCGCCTACCGCGAACGCATTGCCGCCCGCCCAGCCGTGCAGGCGGCAATGAAGGCCGAAGGCCTGCTGAAGTAA
- a CDS encoding alkene reductase: MTTLFDPIRAGDLHLANRIAMAPLTRNRSPQAVPGDMAVTYYAQRASAGLLITEATAISQQGQGYSDVPGLYDSEQLQGWKKVTQAVHAQGGKIVTQLWHVGRVSHCSLQPGNAAPVAPSALRAQAKTYVVDAATGQGQFVPTSSPRALKAQELPDIVHHYAAAARNAVHTAGFDGVELHGANGYLLDQFLKDGANQRRDDYGGAIANRVRLTLEVVRAVVEAVGGGRVGIRLSPVTPSNDIYDSHPQPLFEHLAQQLAPLGLAYLHVIEGSTGGPREIADRPFDYAAFKAAYRNAGGRGAWMVNNGYDRALALQAVASGHADMVAFGRAYIANPDLVLRLHRDEPLNEWDRTTFYGGGAKGYIDYPALG; this comes from the coding sequence ATGACCACCTTGTTTGATCCCATCCGGGCTGGAGACCTGCATCTGGCCAACCGCATCGCCATGGCGCCGCTGACGCGCAACCGCTCGCCGCAGGCGGTGCCGGGCGACATGGCGGTCACCTACTACGCCCAGCGCGCCAGCGCCGGTCTGTTGATCACCGAGGCCACGGCCATCAGCCAGCAGGGCCAGGGCTATTCCGATGTGCCAGGCCTGTACGACAGCGAGCAGCTGCAGGGCTGGAAGAAAGTCACCCAGGCCGTGCATGCCCAGGGCGGCAAAATCGTCACCCAGCTCTGGCATGTGGGGCGCGTGTCGCACTGCAGCCTGCAGCCGGGCAACGCCGCACCCGTGGCGCCATCGGCCCTGCGCGCCCAGGCCAAGACCTATGTGGTGGATGCCGCCACCGGCCAGGGTCAGTTTGTGCCCACATCGTCCCCGCGCGCGCTGAAGGCCCAAGAGCTGCCCGACATCGTGCACCACTATGCCGCCGCGGCGCGCAATGCCGTGCACACTGCCGGGTTTGACGGCGTGGAGCTGCACGGCGCCAATGGCTATCTGCTGGACCAGTTCCTCAAGGACGGGGCCAACCAGCGCCGCGACGACTACGGCGGCGCCATTGCCAACCGTGTACGCCTGACGCTGGAAGTCGTGCGCGCCGTGGTCGAGGCCGTGGGTGGCGGCCGCGTGGGCATACGCCTGTCGCCGGTTACTCCATCCAACGACATTTATGACAGCCATCCGCAACCACTGTTCGAACACCTGGCGCAACAGCTGGCGCCCCTGGGCCTGGCCTATCTCCACGTGATCGAGGGCTCGACCGGCGGCCCGCGCGAGATCGCTGACCGCCCCTTCGACTACGCCGCCTTCAAGGCCGCCTACCGCAATGCCGGCGGGCGCGGCGCCTGGATGGTGAACAACGGCTATGACCGCGCCCTGGCCCTGCAGGCCGTGGCCAGCGGCCATGCCGACATGGTGGCCTTTGGCCGGGCCTATATTGCCAACCCCGACCTGGTGCTGCGCCTGCACCGTGACGAGCCACTGAACGAATGGGATCGAACCACCTTCTACGGCGGCGGCGCCAAGGGCTATATCGACTACCCCGCCCTCGGGTAG
- a CDS encoding sensor histidine kinase codes for MRRSLIQPTDPDGVPPPREPWWRRLNPWRHFAAALGWAMFSLVVVGALLAAEWAASEAERQVAAAARVRLQQTANQAADALLTQLQLRLAAMRATAAQWPLQPERGADWQARLAALQIQQPELGWLGAIDGQGRWLAATAALQDADLLPGQAWLARARLAPVVVLHRSHAQGALDTLVLAVPMMAREGAAPGVLLAQLPWLWLQAELDAQLRAIGDGTPVELLLTGPGGQVLAGPASARALPPGGDLSAAGRYLLGHASAAPAADAGAGQASPEAVWQLWVREAAAQALAPARQTHRAVLMGVLVVGLLAALAAVVVARWLLRRLDALARQAQQVGQGRRQAVDIPTGRDEVHVIGVTLAQLIGHWQDEKAALTRLNADLDARVAARTARIERLAQDARHAAVTRERLRLARGLHDTLAHSLMALLTQIRLMRKLGPSWSREQLDAELADTETLAASGLAEARAAIGQMRDAGVHDNGLGPELQALLQRFAERSAAQVEAHIDAAAADLVDERAAMVLAMAREALRNVERHAGAHQVSLSLAPLDAPDAGGDAPAPWRLVLRDDGCGFDPGAIPDGHFGLVGLREQAQQLGATLHIDSAPGQGCRVQLDFAG; via the coding sequence ATGCGCCGCAGCTTAATCCAGCCCACCGACCCCGATGGCGTGCCGCCGCCGCGCGAGCCCTGGTGGCGGCGCCTGAACCCGTGGCGCCACTTTGCCGCGGCGCTGGGCTGGGCCATGTTCTCGTTGGTGGTCGTGGGTGCGCTGCTGGCCGCCGAATGGGCTGCCAGCGAGGCCGAGCGCCAGGTGGCAGCCGCCGCCAGGGTGCGCCTGCAGCAGACCGCCAACCAGGCCGCCGATGCGCTGCTGACTCAGCTGCAGCTGCGCCTGGCGGCCATGCGCGCCACGGCCGCGCAATGGCCGCTGCAGCCCGAGCGTGGTGCCGACTGGCAGGCGCGGCTGGCCGCGCTGCAGATCCAGCAGCCCGAGCTGGGTTGGCTGGGCGCCATCGACGGCCAGGGCCGCTGGCTGGCGGCCACGGCCGCGTTGCAGGACGCCGACCTGCTGCCGGGCCAGGCTTGGCTGGCACGCGCGCGCCTGGCGCCGGTGGTGGTGCTGCACCGCAGCCATGCACAAGGGGCGCTGGACACGCTGGTGCTGGCCGTGCCCATGATGGCGCGCGAGGGCGCCGCCCCGGGCGTGCTGCTGGCGCAGTTGCCCTGGCTGTGGCTGCAGGCCGAGCTGGATGCGCAGCTGCGCGCCATCGGTGATGGCACGCCGGTGGAGCTGCTGCTGACCGGCCCTGGTGGCCAGGTGCTGGCCGGGCCAGCATCGGCGCGCGCGCTGCCCCCGGGCGGTGACCTGAGCGCCGCCGGCCGCTATCTGCTGGGCCATGCCAGCGCGGCGCCTGCGGCCGATGCCGGGGCAGGGCAGGCCAGCCCCGAGGCCGTCTGGCAGCTGTGGGTGCGCGAGGCGGCCGCGCAGGCGCTGGCGCCGGCACGGCAGACGCACCGGGCGGTGCTGATGGGCGTGCTGGTCGTGGGCCTGCTGGCGGCGCTGGCGGCCGTGGTGGTGGCGCGCTGGCTGCTGCGCCGGCTGGACGCGCTGGCGCGCCAGGCGCAGCAGGTAGGCCAGGGCCGGCGCCAGGCCGTGGACATCCCCACCGGGCGCGATGAGGTGCACGTCATCGGCGTGACGCTGGCCCAGCTGATTGGCCATTGGCAGGACGAGAAGGCCGCGCTGACCCGGCTCAACGCCGATCTGGACGCGCGCGTGGCGGCGCGCACCGCGCGCATCGAGCGGCTGGCGCAGGATGCGCGCCATGCGGCCGTGACGCGCGAGCGCCTGCGCCTGGCGCGCGGCCTGCATGACACGCTGGCGCATTCGCTGATGGCGCTGCTGACGCAGATCCGCCTGATGCGCAAGCTGGGCCCAAGCTGGAGCCGCGAACAGCTGGATGCCGAGCTGGCGGACACCGAAACCCTGGCCGCCAGCGGCCTGGCGGAGGCGCGCGCGGCCATAGGCCAGATGCGCGACGCCGGCGTGCACGACAACGGCCTGGGGCCCGAACTGCAGGCCTTGTTGCAGCGCTTTGCCGAGCGCAGCGCAGCGCAGGTGGAGGCGCATATCGATGCCGCCGCCGCCGACCTGGTGGACGAGCGCGCCGCCATGGTGCTGGCCATGGCGCGCGAGGCGCTGCGCAATGTGGAGCGCCATGCCGGGGCGCATCAGGTGAGCTTGTCGCTGGCGCCCCTGGATGCGCCCGATGCCGGTGGCGACGCCCCCGCGCCCTGGCGGCTGGTGCTGCGCGACGATGGCTGCGGCTTTGACCCCGGCGCTATACCGGATGGCCATTTCGGACTCGTCGGCCTGCGCGAACAGGCCCAGCAGCTGGGCGCCACGCTGCATATAGACAGCGCGCCGGGGCAGGGCTGCCGCGTGCAGCTGGACTTTGCCGGCTGA
- a CDS encoding response regulator, whose translation MNPDTDTPLRLLVVDDQPIIRRGLALMLGAEPGIRVVGQAADGQEALDLALALHPDVVLMDLQMPHMGGVAATRQITQALAQTRVVVLTTFDDDERVFEAVLAGAQAYLLKDATEAELLETVRAVHRGESRLSPTVARKVLNQFRALAQAVAAPPGPAPDKPAPPTADLAQEPLTDKEERVLTLLAEGLPNREIAAQMFLAEGTIKNYVSRIMEKLHARNRTELAVLAAGRHE comes from the coding sequence ATGAACCCAGACACCGATACCCCGCTGCGCCTGCTGGTGGTCGATGACCAGCCCATCATCCGCCGCGGCCTGGCGCTGATGCTGGGCGCCGAGCCGGGCATCCGCGTGGTGGGCCAGGCCGCCGACGGCCAGGAGGCGCTGGACCTGGCCCTGGCACTGCACCCCGACGTGGTGCTGATGGACCTGCAGATGCCGCACATGGGCGGCGTGGCCGCCACGCGCCAGATCACCCAGGCGCTGGCGCAGACGCGGGTGGTGGTGCTGACCACCTTTGACGACGACGAGCGCGTGTTCGAGGCCGTGCTGGCCGGCGCCCAGGCCTATCTGCTCAAGGACGCGACCGAGGCCGAGCTGCTGGAGACCGTGCGCGCCGTGCACCGCGGCGAATCGCGCCTGTCGCCCACCGTGGCGCGCAAGGTGCTGAACCAGTTCCGCGCCCTGGCGCAGGCCGTGGCCGCGCCGCCCGGGCCGGCGCCGGACAAGCCCGCGCCACCGACCGCTGACCTGGCACAGGAGCCGCTGACGGACAAGGAAGAGCGCGTCTTGACGCTGCTCGCCGAGGGCCTGCCCAACCGCGAGATTGCGGCGCAGATGTTCCTGGCCGAGGGCACCATCAAGAACTACGTCAGCCGCATCATGGAGAAGCTGCATGCGCGCAACCGCACCGAGCTGGCCGTGCTGGCGGCCGGTCGGCACGAGTGA
- a CDS encoding HdeA family protein encodes MKVIPTLSALALVFGAGMSMAHAAAPAAAQPVVKTTCQDYLALDETIKPKFIYYAVGHGAKGKRDAILDIEGTETIQPELDEFCKLNLSKSAYDHVMQSSMASEKGKAKAKK; translated from the coding sequence ATGAAAGTCATTCCCACCCTGTCCGCCCTGGCCCTGGTGTTCGGCGCCGGCATGTCCATGGCCCATGCCGCGGCCCCGGCGGCGGCCCAGCCCGTCGTCAAGACCACTTGCCAGGACTATCTGGCACTGGATGAGACGATCAAGCCCAAGTTCATCTACTACGCCGTCGGCCATGGCGCCAAGGGCAAGCGCGACGCGATCCTGGACATCGAGGGCACGGAGACCATACAGCCCGAGCTCGACGAGTTCTGCAAGCTCAACCTGAGCAAGTCGGCCTACGACCATGTGATGCAGAGCAGCATGGCCTCGGAGAAGGGCAAGGCGAAGGCCAAGAAATAA
- a CDS encoding DUF1269 domain-containing protein, giving the protein MTSSNTDTKALGNQIVLGLFGMHEGADAAVRQLAAAGIALPAISIIGKNYHSEEQAAGFVNVGERAWYFGRYGAFWGGLAGLLVGSGFFFVPVVGSLVVLGPLASMLVGGIEGAVLAGGASALVGALTGLGIPRNSVVRYEEALKADAFLVSVHCTEDEAPRVQQLLAEAGGTEVQSHGLAGAQA; this is encoded by the coding sequence ATGACTTCATCCAACACTGACACCAAGGCCCTGGGCAACCAGATCGTGCTCGGGCTGTTCGGCATGCACGAGGGCGCCGACGCCGCCGTGCGCCAGCTGGCCGCTGCCGGCATCGCGCTGCCGGCCATCTCCATCATCGGCAAGAACTACCACAGCGAGGAGCAGGCCGCCGGCTTTGTCAACGTCGGCGAGCGCGCCTGGTACTTCGGCAGGTACGGCGCCTTCTGGGGCGGCCTGGCGGGGCTGCTGGTGGGCTCGGGCTTTTTCTTCGTTCCCGTGGTCGGGTCGCTGGTGGTGCTGGGGCCGCTGGCCTCGATGCTGGTTGGCGGCATCGAGGGCGCGGTGCTGGCCGGCGGCGCCTCGGCCCTGGTGGGCGCGCTCACCGGCCTGGGCATACCCAGGAACTCGGTGGTGCGCTACGAGGAGGCCCTGAAGGCCGACGCCTTCCTGGTGTCCGTGCATTGCACCGAGGACGAGGCGCCGCGCGTGCAGCAACTGCTGGCCGAGGCCGGCGGCACCGAGGTGCAAAGCCATGGACTGGCCGGCGCCCAGGCTTGA
- a CDS encoding 3-hydroxybutyrate dehydrogenase, with amino-acid sequence MNNTAVHASTTLSLKGKTALVTGSASGIGKRIAEVFADAGANIVIADLKLQEAQATAAAIALRGVKTLAVAMDVTDEAAVDAGFAQVQNALGAVDILVSNAGIQIVAPIEDFQFADWKKLIAVHLDGGFLTSRAAVRQMIASGRGGSILFMGSVHSKEASKLKSPYVAAKHGLEGLAKVIAKEGATHNIRSNVICPGFVRTPLVEKQIPEQAQELGISEDAVVKTVMLKDTVDGEFTTVDDVAQVALTFAAFPSNALTGQSLVVSHGWFMQ; translated from the coding sequence ATGAACAACACAGCAGTACATGCCAGCACCACGCTCAGCCTCAAGGGCAAGACGGCGCTGGTCACCGGCTCGGCCAGCGGCATAGGCAAGCGCATCGCCGAGGTGTTTGCCGACGCCGGCGCCAACATCGTCATTGCCGACCTGAAGCTGCAGGAGGCCCAGGCCACGGCCGCGGCGATTGCGCTGCGCGGCGTGAAGACCCTGGCGGTGGCCATGGACGTGACCGACGAGGCGGCGGTGGACGCCGGCTTCGCGCAGGTGCAAAACGCCCTGGGCGCGGTGGACATCCTGGTGAGCAACGCCGGCATCCAGATCGTCGCGCCCATCGAGGACTTCCAGTTTGCCGACTGGAAGAAGCTGATTGCCGTGCATCTGGACGGCGGCTTTCTCACCTCGCGCGCGGCGGTGCGGCAGATGATCGCCTCGGGCCGTGGCGGCAGCATTTTGTTCATGGGCTCGGTGCACTCCAAGGAGGCCTCCAAGCTCAAGAGTCCCTACGTGGCCGCCAAGCATGGCCTGGAGGGCCTGGCCAAGGTCATCGCCAAGGAGGGCGCGACGCACAACATCCGCAGCAACGTGATCTGCCCGGGCTTTGTGCGCACGCCGCTGGTTGAAAAACAGATCCCCGAGCAGGCGCAGGAGCTGGGCATCAGCGAGGACGCGGTGGTCAAGACCGTGATGCTCAAGGACACCGTGGATGGCGAATTCACCACCGTGGACGACGTGGCCCAGGTGGCCCTGACCTTTGCCGCCTTCCCCAGCAATGCGCTCACCGGCCAGTCGCTGGTGGTGAGCCATGGCTGGTTCATGCAGTGA
- a CDS encoding patatin-like phospholipase family protein, with the protein MPRRTQTGPAPLSALVLQGGGALGAYQAGAFEALDRWSQDLDWVAGISIGAINAALIAGNPPGRRVQRLHAFWERVSLMLPVRPDAQLLSSVRSWWDDAMALWGASLGVPGFFTPRPLIAWWPQPPASWYDTTPLRETLLELVDFGYLNSGAMRFSVGAVDVQSGNFTYFDNRRERIGPEHVMASGALPPGFGAVPIGQRWYWDGGLVSNTPLTYVMNQLEGSSERPVTVFQIDLFRARGKLPETLADTEERQKDIRFSSRTRLVSDQVRDRHLLHQRLRALAEHLPPEQRASAEVQALLAGTTDAPITLVHVIHRRKSYETQTKDYEFSRLSMVEHWQAGSADMGASLQLLAHSGPARPGEFRVFDHEPDASDARTLPPLHQEGKP; encoded by the coding sequence CGCACACAGACCGGCCCGGCGCCTTTGAGCGCCCTGGTGCTGCAGGGCGGCGGGGCGCTGGGCGCCTACCAGGCCGGCGCGTTTGAGGCGCTGGATCGCTGGTCGCAAGACCTGGACTGGGTGGCGGGCATCTCGATTGGCGCCATCAACGCGGCGCTGATCGCCGGCAACCCACCCGGGCGGCGCGTGCAGCGCCTGCATGCCTTTTGGGAGCGCGTCAGCCTGATGCTGCCGGTGCGCCCCGATGCGCAGCTGCTCTCGTCCGTGCGCAGCTGGTGGGACGATGCCATGGCCCTGTGGGGCGCCAGCCTGGGCGTGCCGGGCTTTTTCACGCCGCGCCCGCTCATCGCCTGGTGGCCGCAGCCGCCGGCCAGCTGGTATGACACCACGCCGCTGCGCGAGACGCTGCTGGAGCTGGTCGATTTTGGCTACCTCAACAGCGGCGCGATGCGCTTTTCGGTGGGCGCGGTGGACGTGCAAAGCGGCAACTTCACCTATTTCGATAACCGGCGCGAGCGCATCGGCCCCGAGCATGTGATGGCCAGCGGCGCGCTGCCGCCGGGCTTTGGCGCCGTGCCCATAGGCCAGCGCTGGTACTGGGACGGCGGCCTGGTCTCCAACACCCCGCTGACCTATGTGATGAACCAGCTGGAAGGCAGCAGCGAGCGGCCGGTGACGGTGTTCCAGATCGACCTGTTCCGCGCCCGCGGCAAGCTGCCGGAGACGCTGGCCGACACCGAGGAGCGCCAGAAGGACATCCGCTTTTCCAGCCGTACGCGCCTGGTCAGCGACCAGGTGCGTGATCGCCACCTGCTGCACCAGCGCCTGCGCGCGCTTGCCGAGCATCTGCCGCCCGAGCAGCGCGCCAGCGCCGAGGTGCAGGCGCTGCTGGCCGGCACCACAGACGCGCCGATCACGCTGGTGCATGTCATCCACCGGCGCAAGAGCTACGAGACGCAGACCAAGGACTATGAGTTTTCGCGCCTGTCCATGGTCGAGCACTGGCAGGCCGGCAGCGCCGACATGGGCGCCTCGCTGCAGCTGCTGGCGCACAGCGGGCCGGCCCGGCCCGGCGAATTTCGCGTCTTCGACCACGAACCCGACGCCAGCGACGCGCGCACCCTGCCGCCGCTGCACCAGGAGGGCAAGCCATGA